Proteins encoded in a region of the Leptolyngbya subtilissima AS-A7 genome:
- the miaA gene encoding tRNA (adenosine(37)-N6)-dimethylallyltransferase MiaA translates to MIGGATATGKSSLAIALAQRLQGCILSADSRQVYREFDIGTAKPSAFDRQQIPHYLIDICNPTETLTLAQYQRQAQHLIHTFHQTGAVPMLVGGTGLYIDAVVKGLRIPPVAPQPVLRGQLEALGQPHCYALLKSLDAAAAQRIHSNDPVRTVRALEVFYVTGQPMSTLQGEVPPAYPVLYLALDCDSLALERRIAQRTQAMIEAGFVDEVTHLLGKYGPELPLLQTLGYSEMLRYVQGDVSLAIAQADIVQHTRQFAKRQRTWFRNRATVQWFDADAGDLVEQVWDWFKESRDG, encoded by the coding sequence GTGATCGGCGGAGCTACGGCCACAGGCAAATCGTCTCTGGCGATCGCCCTAGCCCAGCGCCTTCAGGGGTGCATTCTCAGCGCCGACTCCCGACAAGTATATCGAGAGTTTGATATTGGAACGGCAAAACCTTCGGCATTTGATCGGCAGCAAATTCCCCACTATCTAATAGACATCTGCAACCCAACTGAAACCCTCACCCTAGCCCAGTACCAGCGCCAGGCCCAGCATCTAATTCACACCTTTCACCAGACGGGTGCTGTGCCCATGCTGGTGGGTGGTACAGGGCTCTACATAGATGCGGTGGTGAAAGGATTACGTATTCCGCCTGTGGCTCCCCAGCCCGTCCTGCGCGGACAGTTAGAGGCCCTGGGGCAGCCCCACTGCTACGCTCTGCTCAAAAGCCTGGACGCAGCTGCGGCCCAACGCATTCACTCTAATGATCCGGTGCGCACGGTGCGCGCCCTGGAGGTGTTCTATGTCACTGGCCAGCCCATGTCGACTCTCCAGGGAGAAGTACCTCCAGCGTATCCGGTGCTTTACCTAGCCCTCGACTGTGATTCCCTTGCGTTGGAGCGCCGCATTGCTCAGCGCACCCAAGCAATGATTGAGGCGGGATTTGTGGATGAGGTGACACATCTGCTGGGAAAATACGGCCCAGAGCTGCCCCTGCTGCAAACCCTGGGCTATAGCGAAATGCTGCGCTACGTGCAAGGGGATGTTTCTCTAGCGATCGCCCAGGCCGACATTGTGCAGCACACGCGTCAGTTCGCCAAACGCCAGCGCACCTGGTTTCGCAACCGGGCCACGGTGCAGTGGTTTGATGCCGATGCCGGAGATTTAGTAGAGCAAGTGTGGGATTGGTTCAAAGAGAGCAGGGATGGCTAG
- a CDS encoding photosystem I reaction center subunit XI — protein sequence MTDLIQPAGDPQIGNLETPINSSAFSKAFIGNLPAYRKGLSPQRRGLEIGMAHGYFLYGPFALLGPLRDSEIPGLAGLLSAAGLVVILTACLSIYSGSGLNHSVTRATTPFTPPASLETDEGWSEFAGSFLIGGIGGATFAYLLAANLPILTTLVSGGHS from the coding sequence ATGACAGACCTCATTCAGCCCGCTGGGGATCCGCAAATCGGCAACCTAGAAACGCCGATCAATTCCTCTGCGTTTTCAAAGGCTTTTATTGGCAATCTGCCCGCTTACCGCAAAGGGCTTTCCCCCCAGCGGCGCGGTTTAGAAATTGGTATGGCCCACGGCTATTTCCTCTACGGCCCCTTTGCTCTACTTGGCCCCCTGCGCGATTCTGAGATTCCTGGCCTAGCTGGGTTGCTGAGCGCGGCGGGACTAGTGGTGATTTTGACCGCTTGCCTGTCAATTTACTCGGGTTCTGGCCTTAACCACTCCGTTACTAGAGCCACCACCCCCTTCACCCCTCCCGCTAGCCTCGAAACCGATGAAGGCTGGAGCGAGTTTGCCGGTAGCTTTTTAATCGGCGGCATTGGCGGGGCTACCTTCGCCTACCTGCTGGCGGCTAATTTGCCTATTCTGACCACCCTAGTCAGCGGCGGCCACAGCTAA
- the tsaD gene encoding tRNA (adenosine(37)-N6)-threonylcarbamoyltransferase complex transferase subunit TsaD: MATILAIETSCDETAAAVVRDRTVLSTVVASQIAIHQPYGGIVPEVASRHHVATLGESIDVALAQAELSWAAIDGVAATCTPGLVGALLVGLTAGKTLAMVHHKPFLGIHHLEGHIYANYLASPDLEPPYLCLLVSGGHTSLIYVKGCGQYQTLGQTRDDAAGEAFDKVARLMGLDYPGGPIIDRLAQTGNPQAFALPEGNISRPEGGFHPYDSSFSGLKTAVLRLVEKLRADGVDPLPVADLAASFQATVARSLTRRVVACAQAYGLTTVAVGGGVAANSGLRQHLQQAAADHGLRMLFPPLSLCTDNAAMIGCAAADHLNQGHCSGFALGAQSRLDLARVMELYAPIAVA, encoded by the coding sequence ATGGCGACGATTTTAGCGATAGAAACTAGCTGTGATGAAACAGCGGCGGCGGTGGTGCGCGATCGCACCGTCCTCAGCACCGTCGTTGCCTCGCAGATCGCCATTCACCAGCCCTATGGCGGCATCGTGCCCGAGGTAGCCTCGCGGCACCACGTCGCTACCCTAGGTGAGAGTATTGACGTAGCTCTAGCTCAGGCTGAACTGAGCTGGGCCGCCATTGATGGGGTCGCCGCCACCTGTACCCCAGGCCTCGTAGGAGCCCTGCTGGTGGGGCTGACGGCAGGCAAAACCTTGGCCATGGTGCACCACAAGCCCTTCTTGGGGATCCACCACCTCGAGGGGCACATTTACGCCAACTATTTAGCCAGTCCCGACCTAGAGCCCCCCTACCTGTGCCTGCTGGTGTCGGGAGGGCACACCAGCCTGATTTACGTCAAAGGCTGCGGTCAGTACCAGACCCTGGGCCAAACCCGCGACGACGCCGCTGGAGAAGCCTTTGATAAGGTAGCGCGCCTGATGGGGCTGGATTATCCCGGCGGCCCCATCATCGACCGGCTGGCCCAGACTGGCAATCCTCAGGCGTTCGCGCTGCCCGAGGGCAATATTTCGCGGCCCGAGGGGGGCTTCCACCCCTATGACTCCAGCTTTAGCGGGCTGAAGACAGCGGTGCTGCGACTGGTGGAAAAATTAAGGGCGGATGGGGTCGATCCCCTACCGGTGGCCGACTTAGCCGCCAGCTTTCAGGCCACGGTAGCCCGCAGTTTGACCCGCCGGGTGGTGGCCTGTGCCCAGGCCTACGGCCTTACTACAGTGGCTGTAGGGGGCGGGGTCGCTGCCAACAGCGGTCTGCGACAGCATCTCCAGCAGGCAGCCGCTGATCACGGCCTGCGGATGCTGTTTCCGCCTCTCAGCCTCTGTACCGATAATGCTGCGATGATTGGCTGCGCTGCCGCTGACCACCTAAATCAGGGGCATTGCTCAGGCTTCGCCCTGGGAGCCCAGTCACGTCTCGACCTGGCACGGGTCATGGAGCTTTACGCGCCTATCGCCGTGGCTTGA
- a CDS encoding CU044_2847 family protein — protein MPVAPPVALPAAPAPSPPGSYDSNATRDYGLPPGAPTRALPPPFSAQLQTVHQTIRAYTMYALGAFKNLAGAEVEDLKLSFGIKINADTGIPMLANGSTDGDFKVEVTCKFPKNQES, from the coding sequence ATGCCAGTTGCTCCGCCGGTCGCTCTACCTGCTGCACCCGCACCATCTCCACCCGGCTCCTACGACTCCAATGCCACCCGCGACTATGGTTTGCCACCCGGCGCACCAACGCGGGCTCTGCCGCCGCCCTTTAGTGCTCAGCTTCAAACAGTTCACCAAACTATTCGTGCCTACACGATGTATGCCCTAGGAGCATTCAAAAACCTGGCTGGAGCTGAGGTTGAAGACCTCAAACTCAGCTTTGGTATTAAAATTAACGCCGATACCGGCATTCCTATGCTGGCTAATGGTTCCACTGATGGTGACTTTAAAGTCGAGGTCACCTGCAAGTTTCCTAAAAACCAGGAGAGTTAG
- a CDS encoding BMC domain-containing protein — translation MQPDGKLASPLDLKSGTPKRLTLATPAPGQKEAQQRDKYRGAALGMVSTESFPAVVGTADAMLKAADVLLVGYEKTGGGHCTAIVRGGISDVRMAVEAGIKTAQDFGQFVSSTLIPRPLPNLEAVLPICARWDELRGESGGKMGSQAIGLLETRGFPAMVGAADAMTKSADVQLMSHETIGEGLCTILIRGSLPNVAIAIEAGMHEAERIGELHAVMVIPRPLDDLVESLPVMEMEQEQPEPLRIPLNLEVKQEETEAEPVLIEAVTEEATPIALELTVDEQELADEEL, via the coding sequence ATGCAACCTGACGGCAAACTAGCCTCGCCCCTTGACCTCAAGTCTGGCACGCCCAAGCGGTTGACCCTGGCGACCCCTGCGCCAGGTCAAAAAGAAGCCCAGCAGCGCGACAAGTATCGCGGCGCGGCCTTGGGTATGGTGTCAACGGAGAGCTTCCCGGCGGTGGTTGGTACAGCCGACGCCATGCTAAAGGCCGCCGATGTTCTGCTGGTGGGCTATGAAAAGACCGGCGGTGGGCACTGCACTGCGATCGTGCGGGGGGGCATTTCCGACGTGCGCATGGCGGTAGAGGCTGGGATTAAAACCGCCCAAGATTTTGGTCAGTTTGTCTCTTCAACGCTGATTCCGCGCCCGTTGCCCAACCTGGAAGCAGTGCTGCCTATCTGCGCCCGTTGGGACGAGTTGCGGGGCGAGAGCGGCGGCAAGATGGGCAGTCAAGCTATTGGCCTGCTAGAGACCCGTGGCTTTCCAGCAATGGTAGGAGCCGCTGATGCTATGACCAAGTCTGCCGATGTGCAGCTGATGTCCCACGAGACGATTGGCGAAGGCCTTTGCACCATTTTGATTCGGGGATCGCTGCCCAACGTGGCGATCGCGATCGAAGCCGGCATGCACGAAGCCGAGCGCATCGGTGAACTCCACGCTGTTATGGTTATCCCTCGCCCCCTCGATGATCTGGTTGAATCGCTGCCCGTCATGGAAATGGAGCAGGAGCAGCCCGAACCCCTGCGCATTCCCCTCAACTTGGAAGTCAAACAAGAGGAGACCGAAGCCGAACCTGTGCTAATCGAAGCGGTGACGGAAGAGGCCACACCCATTGCCCTAGAGCTGACCGTAGACGAGCAAGAGCTAGCCGATGAAGAGCTTTAG
- a CDS encoding ferritin-like domain-containing protein, whose translation MKQQRSLFASRRSLMKWGALGFGGLMIAALPKAVSAQSGGSTLTFAANDEGILNFALLLEELEAAFYAAVVDSGQISDSTELDYMQVLGAQEAAHVTFLRSVLGDQVLFETTDLSFNSSGLNAVLSDRSTILNTAVTLEDVGVHAYNGAGPSLTNPTYLLAAGSIVSVEARHAGGVRALLGRPTTEPDSDRLVSDDDLVASLNPFKGRAYDELYSPRQIVDIVGSLDILNNPINGALVA comes from the coding sequence ATGAAGCAACAGAGATCACTGTTTGCCTCGCGCCGAAGTTTGATGAAGTGGGGGGCTTTAGGCTTTGGAGGGTTGATGATTGCGGCTCTTCCTAAGGCGGTCAGCGCCCAGTCTGGCGGCAGTACCCTCACCTTTGCTGCCAACGACGAGGGTATTCTTAATTTTGCCCTGCTGCTAGAAGAACTTGAGGCTGCTTTTTACGCCGCTGTCGTTGACTCTGGCCAAATTTCCGACAGCACAGAACTGGATTACATGCAAGTTTTAGGTGCTCAAGAAGCGGCTCACGTCACATTTTTGCGGAGTGTTTTAGGCGACCAGGTACTGTTTGAAACAACTGATCTCAGCTTCAATTCCTCTGGCTTAAATGCTGTTTTAAGCGATCGCAGCACCATTCTCAACACAGCGGTCACCTTAGAAGACGTAGGCGTCCATGCCTACAACGGGGCTGGCCCTAGCCTCACCAACCCCACCTACCTGCTGGCCGCAGGCTCAATTGTTTCGGTCGAAGCCCGCCATGCTGGTGGTGTACGAGCGCTGCTGGGGAGACCCACCACTGAGCCAGACAGCGATCGCTTGGTGAGTGATGACGACTTAGTCGCTAGCCTCAACCCATTCAAGGGCCGAGCTTACGATGAGCTTTACAGTCCCAGACAAATCGTGGACATCGTCGGCTCCCTCGACATTCTCAACAATCCCATCAATGGCGCGCTCGTTGCATAA
- a CDS encoding Photosystem I reaction center subunit III gives MRRFFAVALVVFLWFGFAAPASASLAGDNVAGLTPCGQNEAFLKRAAGAKTEAAKARFDFYGSSTLLCGSEGLPHLVVDGDLAHAGEFLIPSLLFLYIAGWIGWVGRAYLITVRGDKNPEEKEVIIEVPLAIKTMLTGFAWPLLAFKDIASGAMFAKNEEITVSPR, from the coding sequence ATGCGACGGTTTTTTGCTGTAGCACTTGTAGTGTTTCTCTGGTTTGGGTTTGCTGCCCCGGCTTCCGCTAGCCTGGCTGGCGACAACGTAGCCGGCCTTACCCCCTGTGGTCAAAACGAGGCATTTCTAAAGCGAGCCGCTGGTGCCAAGACTGAGGCGGCCAAAGCTCGCTTCGATTTTTATGGTAGCTCTACCCTGCTGTGTGGCAGCGAGGGCCTACCCCACTTGGTGGTAGACGGTGACCTGGCCCATGCCGGTGAGTTTCTAATTCCTAGCCTGTTGTTTCTCTACATCGCTGGGTGGATTGGCTGGGTAGGTCGCGCCTACCTAATCACGGTACGTGGTGACAAGAATCCCGAAGAAAAGGAAGTCATTATTGAGGTGCCCCTGGCCATCAAGACCATGTTAACTGGGTTTGCCTGGCCGCTACTTGCCTTCAAAGACATTGCTAGCGGGGCCATGTTTGCTAAAAACGAAGAGATCACTGTATCTCCTCGCTAG
- a CDS encoding L,D-transpeptidase, which produces MAAPLGADLLPEVVEQPVHLRLSLSDRRVYVHRGNAVEASFPVAIGKPGWETPTGEFEVFSQISQPGWTNPFTDEVMPPGSENPLGDRWIGFWSDGNNVIGFHGTPNRDSVGQAASHGCVRMYNEDIRQLFDMVKLGTPVIVEP; this is translated from the coding sequence GTGGCTGCTCCGCTAGGGGCAGATCTCTTGCCCGAGGTTGTAGAGCAACCGGTGCACCTGCGGCTGAGCTTGAGCGATCGCCGAGTATACGTACACAGAGGCAATGCTGTAGAGGCGAGTTTTCCGGTTGCCATTGGCAAGCCAGGGTGGGAAACGCCTACCGGAGAGTTTGAGGTATTTTCACAAATTAGTCAGCCAGGATGGACAAATCCTTTCACCGATGAAGTGATGCCGCCTGGTTCAGAAAATCCGCTGGGCGATCGCTGGATCGGTTTTTGGAGTGATGGCAACAACGTTATCGGATTTCACGGCACCCCCAACCGGGACTCTGTAGGGCAGGCGGCTTCCCACGGCTGCGTTCGTATGTACAACGAAGATATTCGCCAGCTGTTCGATATGGTGAAGTTGGGAACCCCAGTCATTGTTGAGCCATAG
- the gyrB gene encoding DNA topoisomerase (ATP-hydrolyzing) subunit B gives MTTDYGADQIQVLEGLEPVRKRPGMYIGSTGPRGLHHLVYEVVDNSVDEALAGHCDRIDISLNADGSVSVTDNGRGIPTDIHPRTGKSALETVMTVLHAGGKFGGGGYKVSGGLHGVGISVVNALSEWVEVTVWREGKVHKQRFERGVPIGELSAEKIAEKRQGTSVTFLPDTEIFHNGTEFDYDTLCGRLRELAYLNAGIQVIFTDYRLDVIKSDQPKVSTYHYAGGIIEYVKYINNDKQPIHDEIIHISSERDGVQVEAALQWCIDAYSDNLLGFANNIRTIDGGTHLEGLKAVLTRTLNNFSRKRNKRKDAESNLAGENIREGLTAIISVKVPDPEFEGQTKTKLGNTEVRGIVDSLVGEALTEYLDFHPNVADAILEKAIQAFNAAEAARRARELVRRKSVLESSTLPGKLADCSSRDPSESEIFIVEGDSAGGSAKQGRDRRFQAILPLRGKILNIEKTEDSKIYKNTEIQALITALGMGIRGEEFDSSQLRYHRICLMTDADVDGAHIRTLLLTFFYRYQRDLVDQGYIYIACPPLYKVERGRNHWYCYNERELQNLITNEFPANANYTVQRFKGLGEMMPQQLWETTMDPTTRTMKRVEIEDAAEADRIFTILMGDRVAPRREFIETYGSRMKLEDLDI, from the coding sequence ATGACAACTGACTACGGTGCCGATCAGATTCAGGTTCTGGAGGGGCTTGAGCCTGTTCGCAAACGCCCAGGCATGTATATCGGCAGCACTGGGCCCCGTGGACTCCACCACCTAGTGTACGAGGTTGTCGATAACTCCGTAGACGAAGCCTTGGCGGGCCACTGCGATCGCATCGATATTTCTCTCAACGCCGATGGTTCGGTCTCCGTCACCGACAACGGGCGCGGCATTCCCACCGACATTCACCCCCGCACCGGCAAGTCGGCCCTCGAAACGGTGATGACCGTGCTCCACGCTGGGGGCAAGTTTGGCGGCGGCGGCTACAAGGTATCTGGGGGCCTTCACGGCGTGGGCATTTCGGTGGTCAACGCTCTGTCAGAGTGGGTTGAAGTCACCGTGTGGCGCGAGGGCAAGGTGCACAAGCAGCGCTTCGAGCGCGGTGTGCCCATCGGCGAGCTATCGGCGGAGAAAATTGCCGAAAAACGCCAAGGCACCTCAGTCACATTCTTGCCCGACACCGAAATTTTTCACAACGGTACTGAGTTTGACTACGACACCCTATGCGGGCGACTGCGGGAGCTAGCCTATCTCAACGCGGGCATTCAGGTAATCTTCACCGACTACCGCTTAGATGTGATCAAGTCGGACCAGCCCAAGGTTTCGACCTACCACTACGCGGGCGGCATCATTGAGTACGTTAAGTACATCAACAACGACAAGCAGCCCATCCACGATGAGATTATCCACATTTCCTCCGAGCGTGACGGGGTGCAGGTAGAGGCAGCGCTGCAGTGGTGTATCGACGCTTACTCTGACAACCTGCTGGGCTTTGCCAACAACATTCGCACCATCGACGGCGGCACCCACCTAGAAGGGCTAAAGGCAGTGCTGACCCGCACCCTCAACAACTTCAGCCGCAAGCGCAACAAGCGCAAAGACGCCGAGTCAAACCTGGCAGGGGAAAACATCCGCGAGGGGTTGACGGCAATTATTTCGGTGAAGGTGCCTGACCCCGAGTTTGAGGGCCAAACCAAGACCAAGCTGGGCAACACCGAGGTGCGCGGCATTGTCGATTCTCTAGTGGGTGAAGCCCTAACCGAGTACCTCGACTTTCACCCCAACGTAGCCGACGCCATTTTAGAGAAGGCGATTCAGGCTTTCAACGCCGCCGAGGCCGCCCGCCGAGCGCGAGAATTGGTGCGCCGCAAGTCGGTGCTAGAGTCGTCTACCCTGCCGGGCAAGCTGGCTGACTGCAGCAGCCGCGATCCCAGCGAGTCTGAGATCTTCATTGTAGAAGGCGACTCAGCCGGTGGCAGTGCGAAACAGGGGCGCGATCGCCGCTTCCAGGCCATTCTGCCGCTACGGGGCAAAATTCTCAACATTGAGAAAACCGAAGACTCTAAGATCTACAAAAACACTGAAATCCAGGCGCTGATTACCGCTTTGGGCATGGGCATTCGCGGCGAGGAGTTTGATTCATCGCAGCTACGCTACCACCGCATCTGCCTGATGACCGACGCCGACGTGGATGGCGCCCACATCCGCACTCTGCTGCTAACGTTCTTTTACCGCTACCAACGTGACTTGGTCGATCAGGGTTACATTTACATCGCTTGCCCACCCCTTTATAAGGTGGAGCGAGGTCGCAACCACTGGTACTGCTACAACGAGCGCGAGCTGCAGAACCTCATCACCAACGAGTTTCCGGCCAACGCCAACTACACAGTGCAGCGGTTTAAGGGTCTGGGAGAAATGATGCCTCAGCAGCTGTGGGAGACCACCATGGACCCCACCACCCGCACTATGAAGCGGGTGGAGATCGAAGACGCTGCCGAGGCCGATCGCATCTTTACGATCCTGATGGGCGATCGCGTCGCTCCCCGTCGCGAGTTCATTGAAACCTACGGCTCCCGCATGAAGCTAGAAGACCTGGACATCTAG
- a CDS encoding glutaredoxin family protein: MVSLHRVRSWPQPPLNFSWLGGLVLGALLLTGCGPDQAQIVTDATSYEAQLAQHLADTGSVMYGTYWCPHCADQKAMFGEAVDRVPYVECAADGDNPQPELCEQKGIQGYPTWEIDGQLSPGVKSLDDLADLSGFLPPQ, translated from the coding sequence ATGGTTTCACTGCACCGCGTTCGTTCTTGGCCTCAGCCCCCGCTGAACTTTTCCTGGTTGGGAGGGTTGGTGCTGGGTGCCCTGCTGCTAACGGGGTGTGGGCCAGATCAGGCCCAAATAGTTACCGATGCGACCAGCTACGAGGCCCAGCTGGCCCAGCACCTAGCCGATACCGGCAGCGTGATGTACGGGACTTACTGGTGCCCCCACTGCGCTGATCAAAAGGCGATGTTTGGTGAGGCTGTGGATCGGGTGCCCTACGTGGAGTGTGCCGCCGATGGCGATAACCCCCAGCCAGAGCTGTGTGAGCAAAAGGGCATTCAAGGATATCCCACCTGGGAAATCGATGGTCAGCTCTCCCCAGGGGTTAAGTCTTTAGACGATTTGGCCGATCTGTCAGGGTTTTTACCGCCCCAATAG
- a CDS encoding metal-sensing transcriptional repressor, producing the protein MHNPSPTPHSHLHEVEPTGDTRAHPHVHDPESLRRIVNRLARIEGHIRGIKTMVQESRPCPDVLVQVAAVRGALDRVARIILDEHLTECIGRAAEDGNIEEEIAELKAALDRFLP; encoded by the coding sequence TTGCATAACCCTAGCCCCACCCCCCATTCTCACCTGCACGAGGTCGAGCCTACCGGCGACACCCGGGCACATCCCCACGTCCATGATCCGGAATCGCTGCGGCGGATTGTCAATCGGCTGGCCCGCATTGAGGGTCACATTCGCGGCATTAAGACTATGGTGCAGGAGAGCCGGCCCTGCCCGGATGTGCTGGTACAGGTGGCGGCGGTGCGCGGTGCGCTCGATCGCGTCGCCCGTATCATTCTCGATGAGCACCTGACTGAGTGCATTGGTCGTGCTGCCGAAGACGGCAACATTGAAGAAGAAATCGCCGAGCTCAAGGCCGCACTAGATCGGTTTTTGCCTTAG
- a CDS encoding aminotransferase class I/II-fold pyridoxal phosphate-dependent enzyme codes for MMPSDSTLLPIFYGIDAQVKQNLARVLEAFRQHRVGSHHFNSVSGYGHDDLGRDTLDRVFADIVQAEAALVRSQFVSGTHAIACALYGVLRPGDEMLAVAGTPYDTLEEVIGLRSKGQGSLAEFGVSYRELPLTADHTPDWDALATAVGPKTRLVHIQRSCGYSWRSSLTIAEIEKIVATVKDQNSTVVCFVDNCYGEFLEDREPTAVGADLIAGSLIKNPGGTIAPTGGYVAGRADLVATAACRLTAPGIGASGGSSLNLNRLLYQGLFLAPQMVGEAMKGNYLLASTFAALGYPVNPAPSAPQRDVIQAIRLGSPEKLIAFCKAVQQHSPIDAYVEPVPGAMPGYESELVMAGGTFIDGSTSELSADGPLREPYIVYCQGGTHWTHVALAVEAAIEAIGPL; via the coding sequence ATGATGCCCTCTGACTCGACCCTCCTTCCGATTTTTTATGGAATTGACGCTCAGGTCAAGCAAAATCTAGCGCGAGTATTAGAGGCCTTTCGACAGCATCGGGTGGGAAGTCACCACTTTAACAGCGTGTCGGGCTACGGCCACGACGATCTGGGGCGTGACACCCTCGATCGCGTCTTTGCCGATATAGTGCAGGCGGAGGCCGCCCTGGTGCGATCGCAGTTTGTTTCAGGCACCCATGCGATCGCCTGCGCCCTGTACGGCGTGCTGCGCCCTGGGGATGAAATGCTAGCCGTAGCAGGCACTCCCTACGACACCCTTGAAGAGGTAATTGGCTTGCGGAGTAAGGGCCAGGGGTCCTTGGCAGAGTTTGGGGTGTCCTATCGAGAGTTACCGTTGACCGCTGACCACACCCCCGACTGGGATGCCCTAGCGACAGCAGTGGGGCCAAAAACCCGACTGGTGCACATCCAGCGATCGTGCGGCTATAGCTGGCGGTCATCCCTTACCATAGCCGAAATCGAAAAAATCGTGGCTACGGTAAAAGACCAGAATTCCACCGTTGTCTGTTTCGTCGATAACTGCTATGGCGAATTCTTGGAAGACCGCGAGCCTACGGCCGTTGGAGCTGATCTCATAGCCGGGTCGCTGATTAAAAACCCTGGCGGCACTATTGCCCCCACTGGCGGCTACGTAGCAGGCCGGGCCGACCTAGTCGCGACTGCCGCCTGCCGCCTCACCGCCCCCGGCATTGGTGCCAGCGGGGGCTCTAGCCTCAACCTCAACCGACTGCTTTACCAGGGGTTATTTTTAGCTCCCCAAATGGTCGGTGAGGCGATGAAGGGCAACTATCTGCTAGCGTCTACCTTTGCGGCTCTGGGATACCCTGTCAACCCAGCCCCCAGTGCGCCTCAGCGCGACGTGATTCAGGCCATTCGCCTGGGGTCGCCCGAGAAACTAATCGCCTTTTGTAAGGCCGTACAACAGCATTCACCCATCGATGCCTACGTGGAACCCGTACCCGGTGCTATGCCTGGCTACGAGAGCGAGCTGGTGATGGCTGGAGGCACTTTTATTGACGGCAGCACCTCAGAGTTATCTGCTGACGGCCCCCTGCGGGAGCCCTACATCGTCTACTGCCAGGGCGGCACCCACTGGACTCACGTGGCCCTAGCGGTGGAGGCAGCGATAGAGGCGATCGGACCGTTGTAA
- the psaJ gene encoding photosystem I reaction center subunit IX, which translates to MNNGLPRYLSTAPVLITVWMLIHAGILIEFNRFFPDLLLHP; encoded by the coding sequence ATGAACAACGGCCTGCCTCGGTATTTGTCAACTGCCCCGGTGCTGATTACCGTGTGGATGTTGATTCACGCCGGTATTTTGATCGAATTCAATCGCTTCTTTCCCGATTTGCTGCTGCACCCTTAG
- a CDS encoding acyl-CoA desaturase, whose product MTAVTTERLSRDWVTLGFMIFVHSMAALAFLPANFSWAAIGVALLLHWFTGCLGITLGWHRLVSHRSFTVPKWLEYFFVFCGTLACQHGPIMWVGLHRHHHAYSDQSLDHHDSNKGFWWSHMGWMLRDVPARHDVDRFIRDIKDDRFYLFCEKYFLLLQVGLGVVLYALGGWPFVLWGIFVRLVAVYHCTWLVNSATHKFGYRSHETEDKSTNCWWVAVLTYGEGWHNNHHAYQYSARHGLKWWEVDMTWMTIRLLETVGLAKKVKLAGSTES is encoded by the coding sequence ATGACTGCTGTAACTACCGAGCGTTTGTCCCGCGATTGGGTCACCCTTGGCTTCATGATTTTTGTCCACAGCATGGCGGCCCTGGCGTTTTTGCCCGCTAACTTTTCCTGGGCGGCGATCGGGGTAGCGCTGCTGCTCCACTGGTTTACCGGCTGTCTCGGCATTACCCTGGGTTGGCACCGGCTAGTCTCTCACCGTAGCTTTACGGTGCCCAAGTGGCTAGAGTACTTTTTTGTCTTTTGTGGCACCCTAGCTTGCCAGCATGGCCCGATTATGTGGGTCGGCCTGCACCGCCACCACCATGCTTACTCTGACCAAAGCCTCGACCACCACGACTCTAACAAGGGTTTTTGGTGGAGCCACATGGGTTGGATGCTGCGCGACGTGCCGGCCCGCCACGATGTTGACCGCTTCATCCGCGATATCAAAGACGATCGCTTCTACCTGTTCTGCGAGAAGTATTTCCTGCTGCTTCAGGTTGGCCTTGGCGTAGTTCTTTACGCTTTAGGCGGCTGGCCCTTTGTGCTGTGGGGCATCTTTGTTCGGCTGGTGGCGGTCTACCACTGCACCTGGTTGGTGAACAGCGCCACCCACAAGTTTGGCTACCGCAGCCACGAAACCGAAGACAAATCGACCAACTGCTGGTGGGTGGCGGTGCTCACCTACGGTGAGGGCTGGCACAACAACCACCACGCCTATCAGTACTCGGCTCGCCACGGCCTCAAATGGTGGGAAGTTGACATGACCTGGATGACTATTCGCCTGCTCGAAACAGTCGGTCTGGCCAAGAAAGTCAAGCTAGCTGGCTCTACTGAAAGCTAG